One genomic segment of Zymoseptoria tritici IPO323 chromosome 5, whole genome shotgun sequence includes these proteins:
- a CDS encoding C6 transcription factor, whose product MAATTGDHTTPDEDKSGQQKDGRLATVGKKRTRTGCLNCRRKRRKCDEFKPQCTGCKARHEVCEWGVRLNFRPDNMQTMGPEHPSMRQAASSCSKAQNFKIIDVTSEVIRDYFEETAIDEIQESLRPPSANTSKSPPNVSLPLGSTPNNLDLEHMGSIASQIRSPPSLDIHPDLISDTPLLPDASVFFLSPQYSDPAFEDGIFLPGSQYQELHATLRSRIIDTARSTVPSRMHSPEPHPVHVEVDFDDEESRRLAHLSPEYEYELWQNYIEEVASWLDKFDINRHFELVLPIMAKQHPHLRYSILALSARQMERKARTMDNSCSLALYQHAIHLLSPLLQQRTTEVLASCVVLCVLEMMSCSPKAWRRHLDGCAALIQALGISGACGGLEQALFWCFARMDVCGGFISSEKTLIPMHKWIGGMDINEDVSIMLDLHGSFDMYANHAVYLCGQVVDMLCSSGKWEQRHSQHLTPSMDGTEYINNWSRLFEHLDRWYNNRSEEMKPLLTIPSPIGDETKPFHTLLYGNGPATSGNQMYHTGALLMLKFKPSHVQFARKPPSLLWHARQICAISVSNRHHGCWTNSVQPLWIAGQHMSHPSEHRAILEHYERIEREIGWATEWRAADLKEYWGEDD is encoded by the exons ATGGCGGCGACCACTGGTGATCATACGACACCCGATGAGGACAAGTCAGGGCAGCAGAAGGACGGCAGACTGGCGACCGTGGGAAAGAAACGTACCCGGACAGGCTGTCTGAATTGCCGCCGGAAACGCAGAAAAT GCGATGAATTCAAACCTCAGTGCACCGGCTGCAAAGCGAGGCATGAAGTGTGTGAATGGGGCGTACGATTGAACTTCCGGCCGGATAACATGCAGACCATGGGCCCGGAGCACCCTTCAATGAGACAAGCAGCGTCTTCCTGCTCGAAAGCGCAAAACTTCAAGATCATTGATGTCACATCTGAGGTGATCAGAGACTACTTCGAGGAGACTGCCATCGACGAGATCCAGGAGTCCCTCCGGCCGCCAAGCGCGAACACATCGAAAAGCCCGCCGAATGTCTCATTGCCCCTGGGAAGCACTCCTAATAATCTCGATCTTGAACATATGGGGAGCATCGCATCCCAGATTCGGAGTCCGCCGTCTCTCGACATCCACCCAGATCTGATAAGCGACACACCACTGCTTCCCGATGCGAGCGTGTTCTTCTTGTCGCCGCAGTACAGCGACCCAGCTTTCGAAGATGGGATCTTTCTACCCGGATCGCAGTACCAAGAGCTTCACGCAACGTTGCGAAGCCGCATCATCGATACAGCGCGTTCGACCGTGCCCTCGCGGATGCATTCGCCTGAACCCCACCCGGTCCATGTGGAAGTTGacttcgacgatgaagagTCACGGCGACTGGCTCATCTCTCACCTGAATACGAGTATGAACTTTGGCAGAATTACATCGAGGAAGTAGCCTCATGGCTGGATAAGTTCGACATCAATCGGCACTTCGAGTTAGTGCTTCCCATCATGGCCAAGCAGCATCCTCACCTTCGTTACTCCATACTGGCTCTCTCGGCTCGACAAATGGAGCGCAAAGCCCGAACTATGGATAACTCGTGCAGTCTGGCATTGTACCAGCATGCCATTCACCTGCTCTCGCCACTACTTCAGCAACGAACAACAGAAGTACTAGCATCGTGCGTCGTGTTATGCGTACTGGAGATGATGAGCTGTTCACCCAAAGCTTGGAGACGTCACCTGGACGGATGTGCCGCGCTGATACAAGCGCTTGGAATCTCAGGAGCCTGTGGAGGGCTTGAACAAGCGTTGTTCTGGTGTTTCGCTCGAATGGACGTCTGCGGTGGTTTCATCTCATCGGAAAAGACTCTGATCCCAATGCATAAATGGATTGGCGGGATGGACATCAACGAAGACGTCTCCATCATGCTGGATCTTCACGGCTCATTCGACATGTACGCGAACCACGCCGTGTACCTATGCGGCCAAGTCGTGGATATGCTTTGCTCTTCTGGAAAATGGGAGCAGCGCCATAGTCAGCATCTCACCCCGTCGATGGACGGCACAGAGTACATCAATAACTGGTCCCGGCTATTCGAGCACTTGGACCGATGGTACAACAACCGGTCCGAGGAAATGAAGCCGCTGCTGACGATACCTTCTCCAATTGGTGACGAGACGAAGCCATTCCACACATTGCTGTACGGCAATGGTCCCGCCACATCCGGGAACCAGATGTACCACACCGGCGCGTTGCTCATGCTGAAGTTCAAGCCCTCGCACGTGCAATTTGCCAGGAAACCTCCTTCTCTGTTGTGGCATGCGCGCCAGATTTGTGCCATCTCAGTCTCGAATCGGCATCATGGCTGCTGGACAAATAGCGTGCAGCCCTTGTGGATTGCTGGTCAGCATATGAGTCACCCGAGCGAACATCGGGCGATCTTGGAGCATTACGAGCGTATTGAGAGGGAGATCGGATGGGCGACTGAGTGGAGAGCCGCGGATCTGAAGGAGTATTGGGGTGAGGACGATTGA
- a CDS encoding peptidase M24 (Peptidase M24): protein MTRNSMARKTIANPDLPKPPSGKYPAKFHARNVAKWIADNGGPSSGVLYLEGQSTKMTEDNDQESHFRQRRHFYYLTGCDLPDCFYAYDIASDKSTLWIPPIDPEYVMWAGMPLLPKEALERYDIDEVLTTDELKSGKSLVNMLQKQQTIVHVIEDRADLAVFKADSVVAFKPDINYEWLRKAIEICRVVKDDFEIALIRHANIVSSYAHEQVLAAATRASNERELNAVFVMHCHANGCKEQAYGCICAAGTAGSTLHYVHNDMPLEGKDNILLDAGGEYNCYCADITRTFPITKNGRFTKESKEIYDLVLLMQSECFKMIRAGMVWEDLHMKAHNVAAHGLRELGILKKDLSVEQIIKSEITTRFFPHGLGHYLGMDTHDTGGNANYEDPNLYFRYLRIRGKVPAGAVVTNEPGIYFRKYPLQAELDAGQWDGVVDQEVLSRYWRVGGVRIEDDVVVKEDGYENLTTVSSDWQTVESMV, encoded by the exons CATGACACGGAATAGCATGGCGCGGAAGACAATCGCCAATCCAGACCTGCCCAAGCCGCCGTCTGGCAAATATCCTGCGAAGTTTCATGCTCGAAATGTGGCTAAATGGATCGCCGACAATGGAGGTCCTTCCAGCGGGGTCCTTTATCTCGAAGGCCAGAGTACCAAAATGAcagag GACAATGACCAGGAATCACATTTCCGACAACGGCGGCATTTCTACTATTTGACGGGCTGCGACCTCCCGGATTGCTTCTACGCATACGATATTGCCTCAGACAAGTCTACTCTATGGATTCCTCCAATCGACCCGGAATATGTCATGTGGGCAGGCATGCCACTATTACCCAAGGAGGCTCTGGAACGTTACGACATCGACGAAGTCCTGACCACAGACGAGCTGAAGTCCGGAAAGTCGCTTGTTAACATGCTTCAAAAGCAGCAGACCATCGTCCACGTAATCGAAGACCGCGCGGATCTCGCTGTATTCAAAGCCGACAGCGTGGTAGCTTTCAAGCCCGACATCAACTACGAGTGGCTCCGCAAAGCGATCGAAATCTGCCGAGTCGTCAAGGACGACTTCGAAATCGCTCTCATCCGGCACGCCAACATCGTCTCCTCCTACGCTCATGAACAAGTCCTCGCAGCCGCGACCCGAGCTTCGAACGAACGGGAACTCAATGCTGTTTTCGTCATGCACTGCCACGCCAACGGATGCAAAGAGCAAGCCTACGGCTGCATTTGCGCTGCCGGCACAGCAGGCAGCACGCTGCACTACGTCCACAACGACATGCCTCTCGAAGGCAAagacaacatcctcctcgatgcCGGTGGCGAGTACAACTGCTACTGCGCTGACATCACACGTACTTTTCCCATCACAAAGAACGGACGGTTCACGAAAGAGAGCAAGGAAATCTACGACCTGGTACTCCTCATGCAAAGCGAATGTTTCAAAATGATCCGCGCGGGAATGGTATGGGAAGACTTGCACATGAAGGCCCACAACGTAGCGGCACACGGGCTACGCGAGTTGGGTATTCTCAAGAAAGATCTCAGCGTGGAGCAGATCATCAAGTCGGAGATCACGACCCGTTTCTTCCCGCACGGGCTTGGGCATTACCTGGGAATGGACACGCACGACACGGGGGGAAATGCGAACTACGAGGACCCGAATCTTTACTTCCGATATCTTCGCATTCGAGGGAAGGTGCCGGCTGGTGCGGTCGTGACGAATGAGCCGGGGATCTACTTCAGAAAGTATCCGTTGCAAGCGGAGCTCGATGCGGGGCAGTGGGATGGTGTGGTTGACCAGGAGGTGCTGAGTAGGTATTGGCGAGTGGGAGGCGTGAGGATCGAGGACGATGTGGTCGTGAAGGAGGATGGCTATGAGAATTTGACTACCGTCAGCAGCGATTGGCAGACTGTTGAGTCGATGGTA